A genome region from Arachis duranensis cultivar V14167 chromosome 6, aradu.V14167.gnm2.J7QH, whole genome shotgun sequence includes the following:
- the LOC107495022 gene encoding uncharacterized protein LOC107495022 → MSNADEDNGEAEGRLRMRPSNSNISDDQEPFMGIKVRRKASLFREYLGDYIDVPSHPFLLKILQKQGDKRVLFADKVLRVTGSGKMKRCVLMITDLAIYLVDPEIDALKRRVSLAAVEKICLSELSDNFFAIIIPTEYDLLMASTRKTEIVTVMVEASKNASDFELEVAFSNRFEYNAASDLVKEIQFEQVQGGVKTRILRK, encoded by the exons ATGTCCAACGCCGACGAAGACAACGGCGAAGCTGAGGGAAGGCTCCGAATGAGACCTTCAAACAGCAATATCTCCGACGACCAAGAACCATTCATGGGAATCAAGGTCCGACGCAAGGCCTCTCTTTTCAGAGAATACCTCGGTGACTATATCGACGTCCCTTCTCACCCTTTTCTCCTCAAGATTCTGCAGAAACAAg GGGACAAGAGAGTTCTGTTTGCGGATAAAGTGTTGAGGGTAACTGGTTCAGGGAAGATGAAACGGTGCGTTTTGATGATTACTGATTTGGCAATTTACCTTGTTGACCCTGAGATCGATGCCCTTAAACGACGGGTATCGCTTGCGGCGGTTGAGAAGATTTGTCTGAGTGAGCTGAGTGATAATTTTTTTGCAATTATTATTCCTACGGAGTACGATTTGCTCATGGCCAGCACTAGAAAGACTGAGATTGTTACTGTCATGGTTGAGGCTTCTAAGAATGCATCTGATTTTGAGCTTGAGGTTGCTTTTTCCAATAG GTTCGAGTATAATGCAGCATCAGATTTGGTGAAGGAAATTCAATTTGAGCAAGTTCAAG GGGGTgtcaaaacaagaattttgaGGAAGTGA
- the LOC107494969 gene encoding probable inactive receptor kinase At4g23740, giving the protein MGTARGIAHIHAQNGGKLIHGNIKSSNIFLNSQGYGCISDTGLATLISPIPPAALRAAGYRAPEVTDTRKATVAADVYSFGVLLLELLTRRSPMHATGGEEVVHLVRWVNSVVREEWTAEVFDVELLKYPNIEEEMVEMLQLGLACVARVPDKRPTMVEVVKVVEEIRLHSGNRPSSESRSEGSSTPNRGHASTSIITE; this is encoded by the coding sequence ATGGGGACAGCAAGAGGCATTGCTCATATCCATGCTCAAAACGGAGGGAAACTAATCCACGGTAACATTAAGTCCTCAAATATCTTCCTCAACTCCCAGGGATATGGTTGTATATCGGACACCGGCCTCGCCACATTAATTAGCCCAATACCACCAGCAGCACTAAGGGCAGCAGGATACCGTGCACCAGAAGTAACCGACACGCGGAAGGCGACGGTTGCAGCTGATGTCTACAGTTTCGGAGTCCTCCTTCTAGAGCTCCTAACAAGAAGGTCTCCAATGCACGCCACTGGAGGAGAGGAAGTAGTCCACTTAGTTAGGTGGGTGAACTCTGTTGTTAGAGAGGAGTGGACTGCAGAAGTCTTTGATGTGGAATTACTAAAGTACCCTAACATAGAGGAGGAAATGGTTGAGATGCTACAATTGGGATTGGCATGTGTTGCTAGGGTTCCAGATAAGAGACCAACAATGGTGGAAGTGGTGAAAGTGGTGGAGGAAATTCGATTACATAGTGGGAATAGACCGTCCTCGGAATCTAGATCAGAGGGTTCTTCTACACCAAATAGAGGACATGCTTCCACATCAATTATTACAGAGTGA